A window of Macaca mulatta isolate MMU2019108-1 chromosome 7, T2T-MMU8v2.0, whole genome shotgun sequence genomic DNA:
CAGGTGCTCCTAAGGGTTCAGGAAAGAGTGAGAAGGCACGGAGTTTGCCAGGTCGTCCCCCTCATGGTCCCGTCCTCAGCCGCTCCCTCCCCTGGGTCTCCTGTAACTTTTGGCGGGCCATCTCGGCCACCGCTTTGCCCCAAGcttcctgctgctgcagctggtTCATTAGCTGGGTCTGCTGCAGTAACTGCCTGTGCAGCGCCTCCTTCTCAGAGGTCAGCTGCTGATAGGCGGCCACCTGCTGCTGATAGGTGGCCACGGACTGCTGCAGGTGACCCAGGTAATGGTCTGGCTGCTGCTGCAGACTCTGAGCGTCTTGGCTCTTCAGCTCCACCTGCAGGAAGACCCGGGGCATGACGGCACGTGGCGGCTGGCTTCCAGATTCTGGGCCCATTAATAGGGTAGTGAGGGCACTGTGGGGCTCTGTCACctgcccaggccccaggccccttGCTCCAGGCCTAAGTGACTGTCTCCCTTTCCTAGAACCCcatgcctccttccccagcctcaaaTCTCATACCCTCTTCTCACCATTTAAACTGTAGGCCACAGACTGGTGGAAAAGCAGTGAGAGCCAGCCACCATCTGCTAAGTGTGGTACAGGCCTAATGCTTtccatgtattatctcatttaatcctcagcacCTCTGTAAGGACAATGCTAACTTCCTTTTGAAGTTAAAGAAATAGagagagccaggtgtggtggctcacacctgtaatcccagcactttgggaggccgaggcgggtagatcacgaggtcaggagatcgagaccatcctggctaacacagtgaaaccctgtctctactaaaacatacaaaaaattagccgggtatggtggtgggcgcctgtagtcccagctacttgggaggctgaggcaggagaatggcgtgaaccagtgaggtggagcttgcagtgagcggagatcgtgtcactgcactccagcctgggcgacagagcgagactctgtctcaacaacaacaacaacaacaacaacaaaacagagacTTAGAGATGCAAAGTACTTGAACGGTGACCAGTGGAACTGAGGCTGGAAGCCAGTTTTAATCTAAGGAggctttttgctttgttttgaaacagagtgtcactgtagcccaggctggagtgcagtggtgcaatctcagctcactgcaacctctacctcctgggctcaagcgattctcatgcctcagactcctgagtaggtgggattacaggcatgcgccaccatgcccggctttatatatatatatatatatataatattagtggagatgaggttttaccatgttggccaggctgatcgcaaactcctgacatcaagtgattctcctgcctcagcctcccaacgtactgggattataggcatgagccactgcccctggcatAAGGAGCCTCTTATCCCACTGTCTGTTCCCCTATGATTGGGGGGCTCTATGCCTCTAGCTGGGATGATGATGTCCAGACCTGGGAGGAGCCCAGGGCTACCCACCTCTAAAAGTCAGAGGATAGGAAGCAACAAACAATCACAGGACTGCCCTGGAGTGTGCTGGGGTCAcctgcccccaggctggagctgcctctggcctggcacctcccctccccagagtttggtgcctgcctccctgccctTCTTGGATGGGGCAGAGGTTACCGTCTCCTTCACCTCGTCCAGCTTCTCCTGTAGCTCCTCCACTTGCTGCTCCAACTGCAGTGCGCTCTTGTTCTCGTTGTTCTGGACAGAGAGAAGCAATCAGCTGCCACCCACTGCAGCTGGAGACCCCAGAACTCGGTGTCTGCCTCCCACGGCACCGGGAAGGGTGGAGGCAGGTTAGAAAAATCATCCCCTCTCTCCCACAGCCACCAGAGCAGGGCTCTGGCTCACAGGTGCCTTTAAAAGTAACATTTCACGTGAGGGCTACactgccccattttacaggtggggaaacaaaGGCCTGGAGGGCTAGGGAGGAGGGCAGGCTCCGCAGGTGGGGCAACACACCAGCTCCTCGACGCCGCTCTGTGGCTCGGCCAGCTGCTGAAATCTCTCTTCCTGCTCCCGAAGCCtctccttttgtgactggttcaGGAGACTTACGTGTTGATGGTTTTCCACGTGGGCCTGGAGCTCTGCTGACACCCTCTCTAGTTCCTTCCTCAGGTGCTGCAGCTCCTCCTCAGGGGGCACTGCTGGGCGCTCCGGGGGCTGGGGTTCAGCTGAGAAAGGAAGCAGACAATAAGGGCCTCTGgattctcaaacaaaacaaaacaaaacaaataaacaaacaaacaaaaacccctccTCTTGGTGCACAGctcctctcagcctccccaaactTGGCCTCACTGCTAATGATTCCTCGCACCCAGATGGTAGCCAATCTTCCAACCACTTTCACATACAGAGCACTGTGGGTGGCTGACAATGGGCCCTCTGTGctgatggggacactgaggctcacACAGATGACAAGACTTGCCGTCTCCTGGCACAGACCTCTTTCCTTCTGCCTCAAAGctcttccatccacccacctccctggGGCATTCTAAGCCCCCCACAGCCCTCTGATGCCAGGCCTGCTCCCAGGTCACACCAGCCCCATCTTACCCATCCGGTTCTTGAGTTTGGACAAGCTCCTCTCCAACTTCTTCACCCGACGCATAtcatccttcttctccttcttcaagGTGCAAACCTGCCCAAAGCACAGGGGGAAAGGGCCCTGGAGAGAGGGGCTGGTGACTGGTGGCTGCCATCTCcctctctgtccccacctccaCAAAGCCCAGACCCATGACCACCTCTTGCTGTACTGTTCCCATGTTACAGATGCTTAGAAAGATCCAGTGACCCATCTAAGATGGGGGAGCTGAAGGGTCAGACCTCACCTCCTGTGACATTTTCCTCATCCTTTGCTGCCACTGGGCCCTCTCTCCTTTTAGATGTTGAGCATATTCATCTCTCTCTAGATGGGCTTGTTTTAGTGACTCCTTCATCTGCAAGAATGGGCACAGAAGTTAGGAAGGGCTGTCACTGGTCCTCACCTGCTCCTGGCCACCTGGGGTCATCTTCCTTCCATATCCCTCCCTCTGCAAAACCCCACCTGTGTCAGCTGAGCTTTCAGCCGTGCCTTCTCCTGTATGGACCGCTCTAACTGCCACTCCATACGTGCTTTACTGCGGCTCGAGGACTGGATGGTGAAGAGTGAGAAGTTTCAATCTGGGAAGCCCAGGCCATTCCACACAGTGCCCCTTAAAAGAGCTACGGCTAGACTCAGTATACAACTCAGTCAGTAAAGATCAACGCACTTCCAAGCCCATGGTCTGGTTTCTAAAAGAACTCAGTAAAGTTGGAAGGGACAGGGAATGAGATGGAATTTACAGCTGGctaacagaggcccagagagatcagataatattgctattgttattactgttattactaCCACTGTCTGAAACTTTATGGAGTGTTTCACCAGGCACCATGCTAGCAATCCCATTTATTTTCACAACCACCATAGGAGACAGTTACTATGATGACCTCTATTGTGTCGATGAAAAAACATGGAGTATTTGAGGTTAAATGCTTGCCTAACACCACttaggcagagctgggatttgaacaccCAGGTCTATCTGATTCTCTAAGCCCATTTTCTTGCTGGGGATGGGGGTACAGATAGGAAGGGGAAAATTAATCTTTCGTTCAGTTTTTGAAAGGATGATACGTTCGCATAGTCCAAAACTCAGAAGGTACAGAAGGGAAGTATCTCCCAGCCACCTATGGCTCTCTCCTGAGTTTATTATGAACCCTTGCAGacatgttttatgtatattatcatagtatgtacacacacacacacacacacacacacacacacaggtttccTCTCTCTACAGAAATGGTAACATACTAAAGGTAATCTTCTGTACCTTCACAGAACAAGTACCCAACACCCCACCTAGGACTTGGCCAAGACCCCAGCCAGGTAAGGGCAGGGCAGGCACTTGGCCTCCAAGCTCTGTGTCCAGTGCTCCCTCCCCACCGCGCCCCCCAACTCACCCACAGCAGCTGACTCAGCCCCAGGCTGCCTCTAACAACCAGACACAAAAACAGCAAGAAATAGCCATGCTGCCTCCTGGGCAGGCCACTCCATCCTGAAGAAGGGACCCTTAGGCTCACTCCTCCATCTGCGAAGCCGGGCTCCCAGGGCACAGGGCGGGTGGTCAGACTCACTCTGTCCTCCTTCTTCTTCTGTGTGGCGGTGACAGCAGAGAGAACCTGCTCTAACTCTCCTTTACGCTGCGATGAACATTGCAGGCGGTCGGCCAGATCCTTGGACTCCTCTGTAATGAGAGAGTTCGGATGGGGCCCAAAGGACTCCCCTAAAGACCTGTCAAAGTGCCAGGCTGAAGGATGACAGGGCGCCCAGATTCCCACCTTCAAAGCATCTGAGCGAGCGTTTCGTGCGATACAGGTCCGTACTTAGTTTCCCTTTCTGCATGTTCAGTGTCTGGATTTGAACCTTTGGGAGAAAAGCCAAGCAAGTgctggaagagaaggaaagaaacattccCCGGAGGACAGGAGAAAACTTCACACCCTCCACTCACCTCTAGCTCCCTTTCGGCTTTCCCCCTGTCAATGTCTATGTTAAGGGAGTGAGGCAGCCTGAAACCTCTTGCTCCTAGGTCCCATAGTCTCCATTTCCCTTCCAGCTGGAAATGTGTGCTGTGACCAGAGGAACCAGAAATGGGTTGAGAACGCTCAGGGGACTTTAATCATAAGATCAAAGGCCAGTCTTCCAGTAATGACAGTTACTAGGTGGACTGTGACATCACTACATTCCACTCCTCCTGGTTCGGGGGAGGGACCACATCCGCATGATGTCTGTTGCTGCTTCATGATGGGGGAGGGAAACACAGGGTTGGGACCCAGGTCCTTGGAGACTCCAGTGCAAACAGCCCAGGGAGGTCGACCTTGAGGCAGTAGGAGGGGAGGGCAGAGTCTGCAGCAGGGAGTCCCAGGAGTCACCAGCCCAAAGTCACCCAGGGATGACTGACAAGggaggggcctggggctggggaacCCAGGTCCTTTGAGATGAGAGCCCAAAGAGCCCAGGGAGATCAAGCTTGGGGTGGCAGGAGATGAGGGCCCAGTAATGGAGTGGGGAGCCCCAGGAGTCACCTGCCCAAAGTCAACCTGGGGTGATTAGTGTGGGCAGGGACTGGGCTGCTTGCTGAAGGGGTGGGGCTGACTGACAAAACTTTGGTGGGAGTAGCCCAGAGGTACCGGGGTTGGGGGGCCCAGTCTGGTGTGCCTCAGGAGAGGTATCAACTCTGGCAGAAGTCTTGTTATCAGAGGGGATCTGTGGCTGGGTTGGGAGGCCATGACGCAGTGCgtttttacctttttcttggcTGCAGCCAATTTGCTCTGTTGAGTTTCTTCTGCCACcgcagggtggggagggaggcgggTTTGGGGCCACATCAGCAAAATCCTAGTGAGCACTGATCAACACCTCCAGTCACTGACCAGGTTGCTGTGCGACTGAGCTAGAGGAGGCGTAACCAGGGCCCCAGTAGAATGCTGAATAGGGGCGTGGCCTTAATGCTCCAAGCCCATTGGTCAATGAGAAAGATGAAAGGGAAAGGGGGCGTGGCCAAACAGCAGTGTGTCCAGAGGGACCTGTGGCTCACAAGGAAAGGTCCCCATGCAACCGCTGTCCCAACCCACTCTAAGAGAGAGGAGAGGCCATCCActctgggagaggggaggggctggcTTTTGCTTTAAAAgccttaaaactttaaaaataaaatgtgtgcatactttatatatatgtgtgtccatgtgtgtgtatctatgtttTCCTCCAGAACTGTCTTCATTATCCAGCTTCTATGCAAGGTCTATGATTTTGGCctatatttttcatcttcaaatacagtacaaaaattaccagTGTTACCTTAACTGAGATACAAAttctataaaaatggaaaatccatAGCATGCTTGATGATTAATGAAGCAGACTATATTATCCAATATTCCAATAAGACAAAATAATCacaatgatttctcttttttggaaaaatgtttctcTTATTCTTCTACGtttttgttaagatttttttttcttaaacaagaaACATGTCTAATATCTGTAAAAACACAAAGTTTTGGGCtggatgcaatggctcatgcctgtaattgcagcactttgagagcccgagatgagtggatcacgaggtcaggagattgagaccattctggctaacacggtaaaactccatctctactaaaaatacaaaagaaaagccagacatggtggtgagcacctgtagtcccagctacttgggtggctgaggcaggagaatgacatgaacccgggaggtggagcttgcagtgagccaagatcgtgccactgcactccagcctgggctacagagcgagactccttctcaataaataaataaataaataaataaataaataaataaataaaacttaatagAGCAATTTGAACAAAAgcagcaataaaataatttagaaaatacaagctattaaaaaataattttaaaacttgtgGAACAAAGTCAAACAGCACTCAAAGAAAATGTATACCCTTACatgtttgtttaaaaagtaatttaaattacATTGATCTACTAAActaggaaaagcaaaataaacaaaaagggtAAATAATTAAGACAtaaggaaaaagtagaaaaaaaaaagattaaaaaaaatacgaAATGAGGATTCTTTCAAAAGACTAAGATAATAAAATAGTGAAGCCTCTGATAAGTAATCAAGATAAAGAAAACCTTGAAGAGAAAAGAGCATATAGCCACATGTGAATATGATGCAAAAAGTGAAAACTACACATCTTTACAACACCTTAGAGGTATGGAGGAAGTGTTCATTTGTTTAAGAATCTACAGTTATGAAAACTAACTGAGGAAGTGGAAAATCTGGAGACCAAtatgcagaagaaggaaaaaagacaaagactcaTCCTCCAaattagatatttatttaaaCCAGAATTTGTTAGCCTCAGCAATATTGATATATTGGGCCAGACAATTCTTTGTGGAGGGTTCTCCTGGTGTGTTGCTGGATGTTTAGAAACATCCCCTCTACCTACAGAATGCCAATAAGACCTCCCAACCATGACCAGTTGTGATcataaaaatgtctccagatatttcCAAACGTCCCATGGGAGGTAAAATACTCCTGCAGTTGAAAATTACTCTGTAAACTAGATCTACATCCTAGATCttagaaaaaagatgttaagCTTCCCAAGTCAGCCCTGCATACCCTTGACACTGAAATGAAATAACAGCCttaaaggaaacaaacagaactataatcttatttaatacagaagtaaaaatgtaaaaataaaatattaccataGCCATTCTAACAGTGTTTATTATAGGAATGTAAAGATGACTCAAAATTAGGAAAATTTCATCAGGCAAGTCACAAATTATATTTCTACATGGAATTGAAGGCACAACCATGAAAAACAAAGTAGCTCTATATGCATTAAGTCCATGATCTATTCCAATTTGCAGATATCTTACAGAAGGAAAACTGAACACTAAACACATATTTTCACCATCTGCTCTTTGTCCTGAGGCTCCAATAGAAATACAGTGAAGAATAAACATTGTATAAACACACAATTACAAAAAGGAATGGGGTTACCAATAGAAGAGAATTCATCTCCGTTAGACAACGATAGTAAATGGAAAATGGTTAATTAATGGAGCAAAGCTAACAAAGGTGGAGGTCAGGGGGATACTGAGAACAAGGAAGCTAATTTGTCCCACAGCAACCTGGAAAGGTTTTAGACTCAGATACGAGGTACCCCCGAGAGTGGGACTGATAGGCAAGACTGAAAACAGAGATTAACCAAAAGCCTGTATAGAGAACACATGTTACAGGCCCTGAAACACACTGTTGCCCCCATCTCCTTAAGCAGAACCCAAGCAAATATACCTACCTCAGACAAGAGAATGTAGATTTTACATCCAGAGGAATGGAGTAGTTCCAGCCATCATTTATGATTGCACCAGGAGATAAGATAGAGGGGTGGAGGATAACAATTAGGAATCAGCCTACATTCCCCTAAAAGCTATCAGTTGACAAGTCTTGGCCACAAAGAACTCccaatcaatttttatttatttgtatttgtatttatttatttattttgagacagggtcttgctctttcacctaggctgcaATGCAGgaacgcagtggcatgatcacagctcactatagcctcaacctcccgggctcaagcaatcctcctgcctcagcctcccatgtagctgggactacagaagggTGTCACCACacctcactatttttttttttattttttgtaaagataaggtctcactatgttgcccaaactagtcttgagctcctgggctcaaatgatcctccaaaTTTGGTCTCCCACAGctctgagattataggtgtgagccaccacacactgGCTCCCAGTCTTTTAGCACCTCTCTCAaatatgaatgaacaaataaaggaattaaaaaaaaaaaaaaagactacaggtcaggcacggtagctcacacctgtaatcccagcactttgggatgcgaggtgggtggatcaccagaggttgggaattcaagaccagactcaTCAACATGGAGAagtctcatctctactaaaaatacacaaattagctggtagtgcatgcctgtaatcccagctacttgggaggctgaggcaggagaaccacttgaatctgggaggcagaggttgtggtcaGCCGAGATctcatcattgtactccagcctgggcagcaagagcgaaacttggtctcaaaaaaaaaaaagaaaaaaagactacaaGTGATAAGCAATGTAGAAGAGATATTTAAGGAaaggctttaaaaagaaaaataagaccaaaataaactaagaaaaaaatgtattaaagaacAAAGAGATGCAAGGGAGAAGACAAAGAATATCAAAATCACTTCATAAAGACACTTGTgaatatattacatgtataaaacaaaacagaatatgaataagaaataatcagagaagaaaaagttCTTAGAACTCAGGGTTCATCCTGGGAGTTGGTCCGCAATGAGCCACACCTCCCGTCATCACGTCCTTGGACAGGTCCATTCCACAGTGAATCTGGGTTGGCCCCAAGACTCACTTTAACCTGTAGCATGTGGTAGAAATGACGCTGGAACTGTTCCAGGTCTAAGCCTTAAGAACGCCTGGCAGGTCCACTTCTGTGCTTCTGGAAGCCAAAACTAAGAATTGACTACCCTCTTGGAGAAAGAAAAGCCACATGAAGAGGCCCGAGAGGATGATGTGCTATGCGGAGAGAAAGGCCACAGGAAGAAACACCAAGGCAGCAGAGTCCCGTGGGTGAAGAAGCCGTCTCAGACATTCCACTGCAGCTGAGCATCCAGACGACCAGTCCCTGCCACCGTCTCACCACACAGTGAGAGCTGCCAAATGAGACCAGCAGAAAAACTGTCCAGCTAGCCCCAGTTAACCCATACAGTAGTGACAGATAGACAAATGTGTAGTTTGATGCCATTACGTTTTGGGATAATTGGTTAAGCAacaataaataaccaaaacaaaacttaaaGTTATGACTCTCCAAATAAAATTTCCTCAAAgttgaaagataagaaaaatattccggaacttaaaattttttaaaaaattagaaataacgtGAGATACAAGACTCAAGGCAAGAGGTCTAAAATCCAATTAACAGACACttcaaaatgaacaaataaaatggaaaggagaaagttaacaacaaaaatatgacAAGATTCAAGACTCAACTTTGAAAGAGCCTATCCATAGGCCGATCCATTTGGTGTACCCAGCgcaatgaatgaaaaaagaccCACACTAAGTACACTGTTGTGCTATTTCAGCTCACCAAGGAAAAGACAAACTCCTAAAAGCTTCCAGGGAGAAAGTTCTGCATAAAGAAGTGAAACTCAGGATGGCATGAGGCTTCACCACCACAACTGGTTAGAAGACAACAGCACGGACTTTGGAATTCTAAGGTAAAATTATCCTCAACCTAGAAATACATAATCAACCAAACTATCAATCAAGCGTGAGGGTAGAATATGAGAGACGTGAATACTGATGGGGATGTGGTACGCACCAGGCAGTGTTCTAAATGGCTTACATGTACCAATTCAATTAATCCTCATAGCTCCCTAAAAACATAGGTACTACGGCTATTACTGGATCCCCCATTTTGCA
This region includes:
- the LOC144329685 gene encoding golgin subfamily A member 2-like, whose protein sequence is MGPESGSQPPRAVMPRVFLQVELKSQDAQSLQQQPDHYLGHLQQSVATYQQQVAAYQQLTSEKEALHRQLLQQTQLMNQLQQQEAWGKAVAEMARQKLQETQEHLEAASQQKQQLTAQLRLTALPGEGTGDHSEEEDRAPGGRGDC